The Persephonella atlantica genome includes a window with the following:
- a CDS encoding EAL and HDOD domain-containing protein: MPLSGDFYLTKVPILDDHQRIFGYFLSIKNREDEPVSVNELADLLVNVNLEKIAGSYPVFLKVNNEVIKHDILDYIPAEKTVLLLSTDDLTDEDVQLIKELKNVGFRFAFEYGGDLGRISEIFDYIFTDVNQIDSDIYQHRDKVILTGIFSTEEFKQLLNEGFRYFKGDFIFKPSTIVEKKIDPSKLAVMELFTKVRENFNPPQIEEIIKRNPDLSISLLKYVNSAAFSFRSKITSIRHAISILGQRNLLQWLLLFLYRAGSDSSYAETLLEVSAERGKTLEILAQKLNLSDEEVEKSFLVGILSLVDKLIGISPEELIKELNLDEEIVKAIVEKEGILGKLLNIVEKTEEGKIADIADVISSLGLNLNDVMSAQLQAFAWFEEVNIV, from the coding sequence ATGCCCCTGTCAGGAGATTTCTATTTAACAAAAGTTCCCATACTTGATGACCATCAGCGAATATTTGGATATTTTTTATCAATCAAAAATAGAGAAGACGAGCCTGTTTCAGTGAATGAGCTTGCAGATCTGCTTGTGAATGTGAATCTTGAAAAGATAGCAGGCAGTTATCCTGTCTTTCTAAAGGTCAACAACGAAGTTATAAAACACGACATACTGGACTACATACCAGCAGAAAAAACTGTTCTTCTTCTAAGCACTGACGATTTAACAGATGAAGATGTTCAGCTGATAAAGGAACTAAAAAATGTAGGATTTCGTTTTGCCTTTGAGTACGGAGGAGATTTGGGCAGGATATCAGAAATTTTTGATTACATATTTACAGATGTAAATCAGATTGATTCCGATATTTATCAGCACAGAGACAAGGTTATCCTGACCGGAATATTTTCAACAGAAGAGTTTAAACAGCTGTTAAACGAAGGTTTCAGATACTTTAAAGGTGATTTTATCTTTAAACCTTCCACAATAGTAGAAAAAAAGATAGACCCGTCAAAACTGGCGGTTATGGAGTTGTTTACAAAAGTCAGGGAAAACTTTAATCCACCACAGATAGAGGAGATTATCAAAAGAAATCCAGACCTGAGCATCAGTCTGCTCAAATACGTCAACTCAGCAGCTTTCAGTTTTAGAAGCAAAATAACATCAATCAGACACGCCATATCCATTTTAGGCCAGAGAAATCTCCTTCAGTGGCTTTTGCTTTTTTTATACAGGGCAGGTTCAGACAGCTCCTATGCCGAAACACTCCTTGAAGTTTCAGCAGAAAGAGGAAAGACCCTTGAAATACTTGCCCAGAAACTCAATCTTTCAGACGAGGAAGTAGAAAAATCTTTCCTTGTAGGTATACTTTCCCTTGTGGACAAACTTATCGGTATTTCTCCTGAAGAGCTTATAAAAGAGCTTAATTTAGATGAAGAAATAGTAAAAGCAATAGTGGAAAAGGAAGGTATTTTAGGAAAGCTGCTTAACATAGTTGAAAAGACAGAAGAAGGAAAGATAGCAGATATAGCAGATGTAATCAGTAGCTTAGGATTGAATCTCAACGACGTAATGAGTGCCCAGCTTCAGGCATTTGCATGGTTTGAAGAAGTAAACATTGTGTGA
- a CDS encoding TIGR00282 family metallophosphoesterase translates to MRFLCIGDVIGRTGRNALKKFLPDVLKEYRPDFVILNGENAAGGFGLTKKVYEELLSLGVDVITSGNHIFDKKEVLQFIDKEEKLLRPANYPPGASGKGYGIYEESGEKVAVINLMGRALMGIPLDCPFRKFDEIYEKIKESVDYIVVDFHAEATSEKMAFGFYVDGRADIVFGTHSHVATADEMLLPKGTAYITDVGLTGAKYSVIGMKVEEPIQKFLTGMPAKYEVAKGKMIFQALFVEKTQQKTDIKRIKIEEE, encoded by the coding sequence ATGAGGTTTCTGTGTATTGGTGATGTAATTGGGAGAACTGGGAGGAATGCATTAAAGAAGTTCCTCCCAGATGTTTTAAAGGAGTATAGACCTGATTTTGTTATTTTGAATGGGGAAAATGCAGCAGGAGGTTTTGGTTTAACAAAAAAGGTTTATGAAGAACTGCTGAGTCTTGGAGTAGATGTTATAACCTCTGGTAATCATATTTTTGACAAAAAAGAGGTTCTCCAGTTTATAGATAAAGAAGAAAAACTCCTCAGACCTGCCAACTATCCACCGGGAGCGTCAGGAAAGGGATACGGAATATACGAAGAATCAGGAGAAAAGGTAGCAGTTATAAATCTTATGGGCAGAGCGCTTATGGGTATTCCTCTGGACTGTCCCTTCAGAAAATTTGATGAAATATACGAAAAGATAAAGGAAAGCGTTGATTACATTGTTGTTGACTTCCATGCTGAAGCCACTTCAGAAAAAATGGCATTTGGTTTTTATGTTGATGGGAGGGCAGACATAGTGTTTGGAACACACTCACATGTGGCAACGGCAGATGAGATGCTGCTGCCCAAAGGAACGGCGTACATAACAGACGTAGGGCTTACAGGAGCAAAGTATTCAGTTATAGGGATGAAAGTGGAAGAGCCGATACAGAAATTTCTGACAGGTATGCCTGCAAAGTACGAAGTTGCAAAAGGAAAGATGATATTTCAGGCTCTGTTTGTTGAAAAAACACAGCAAAAAACAGATATTAAAAGAATAAAAATAGAAGAGGAATAA
- a CDS encoding ammonium transporter: MNINSADNVWILVSTALVLLMSIPGLAVFYGGLTRTKSILNTIMMVFTAFGIVSLIWVIYGYSLSFGKDIGGIIGSLDYFLLSGIKLTDPAPSSDNLYHYLFIFFQMTFAAITVALMAGAFIERMKFSAWILVAILWGTFVYFPVAHWIWGGGWLSNVGTLDFAGGLVVHETSGLGALVGALLLGKRKEPIMLPSNLALVAVGTGLLWFGWFGFNGGSALGINQVAVSAAFATTIAAFMGGLTWMFAEWILFKRPTSLGMFTGIIAGLATITPASGFVDLGGALIIGILAGIVCFVAVVYIKNKFGYDDSLDVFGVHGVGGMLGAILLAVFAKKEIGDINGIIYGDFSQLLPQIIGIVAVGIYTVVLTFVIFKMVDAVVGLRVSKDEEIEGLDEKIHGERVVNEPIKL; this comes from the coding sequence ATGAATATCAATTCAGCTGATAATGTGTGGATTTTAGTATCTACTGCACTTGTTCTTCTCATGTCAATACCGGGACTTGCTGTTTTTTACGGAGGGCTGACCAGAACAAAAAGTATTTTAAACACAATTATGATGGTTTTTACTGCTTTCGGTATTGTCAGCCTGATATGGGTTATCTACGGTTATTCCCTCTCTTTTGGTAAAGACATTGGAGGAATTATAGGAAGTCTTGATTACTTTTTACTATCAGGCATAAAACTGACAGATCCTGCTCCATCTTCTGATAACCTATACCACTACCTTTTCATATTTTTTCAGATGACATTTGCAGCAATTACAGTTGCACTGATGGCAGGGGCATTTATTGAAAGAATGAAATTTTCTGCATGGATTTTGGTTGCTATACTGTGGGGAACATTTGTTTACTTTCCTGTTGCCCACTGGATATGGGGAGGAGGATGGCTCTCAAATGTTGGAACTTTAGACTTTGCCGGTGGTCTTGTTGTCCACGAAACATCGGGACTTGGAGCACTTGTTGGTGCTCTGCTTTTAGGTAAAAGAAAGGAACCTATCATGCTACCTTCAAATCTTGCCCTTGTTGCTGTAGGAACTGGGCTTCTGTGGTTTGGATGGTTTGGTTTTAACGGAGGTTCAGCCCTCGGGATAAATCAGGTTGCCGTTTCTGCTGCCTTTGCAACAACAATAGCAGCCTTTATGGGTGGGCTGACATGGATGTTTGCAGAATGGATTCTGTTTAAAAGACCGACTTCCCTTGGTATGTTTACAGGTATTATTGCAGGACTTGCAACAATCACTCCGGCATCAGGATTTGTTGACCTTGGGGGAGCACTGATTATAGGAATTTTAGCAGGAATAGTATGTTTTGTTGCTGTTGTTTACATTAAAAATAAGTTTGGATATGATGACTCCCTTGACGTCTTTGGCGTTCACGGTGTGGGCGGTATGCTTGGTGCTATTCTTCTTGCAGTGTTTGCAAAGAAAGAAATTGGAGACATAAATGGAATCATATATGGAGATTTTTCACAGCTTCTTCCTCAGATAATAGGAATAGTTGCTGTAGGAATATACACAGTTGTTTTAACATTTGTTATATTCAAAATGGTTGATGCTGTTGTTGGACTGAGGGTTTCAAAAGATGAAGAGATAGAAGGTCTTGACGAAAAGATACACGGCGAAAGGGTAGTCAACGAACCTATAAAGCTGTGA